The proteins below come from a single Malus sylvestris chromosome 3, drMalSylv7.2, whole genome shotgun sequence genomic window:
- the LOC126616355 gene encoding uncharacterized protein LOC126616355, producing MTSLFLHVWHKFSTERIWDRKEYITIDSAVNTHKMNHEGEKFEFHAIVMVGMRYTDDDEESEEGVEDPEPSEKKALEVLKQVAEEGSGDGVELDENNKGYVVMFNWGDKWGQEDLALWRKN from the exons ATGACATCTCTCTTTCTCCACGTCTG GCACAAGTTTTCTACTGAAAGGATCTGGGATAGGAAAGAATACATTACCATTGATTCAGCA GTTAATACTCATAAAATGAATCATGAGGGTGAGAAATTTGAATTCCATGCAATAGTAATGGTGGGGATGAGATAtactgatgatgatgaagaatcCGAAGAAGGCGTTGAAGACCCTGAACCATCCGAAAAAAAAGCGTTGGAAGTCCTGAAACAAGTCGCTGAGGAAGGCAGTGGAGACGGTGTGGAATTAGATGAAAACAACAAAGGCTACGTGGTAATGTTCAACTGGGGAGATAAATGGGGTCAGGAGGATTTGGCCTTATGGAGGAAAAATTAA